GCGCCAAACATCGTCTTTGGCGGTATAGACTACGAAGCTCAAATAAGAGTTTTAATGAGTATGGCAAATGATAAAATTACTGCTTTTAGCGATACAAGCTATCTTGGAAATTTACTAAACGACTATACGAGACAATCGAGCAATGGTGAATTTTACGATGTACAAATCGACTCAAAAGAGTTAAATTTAGAAGAATACCTAAACAACAAAACCAAATACAACAACACAAGCATGTTTTTAAATTTACCAACTATCAAGGCTTCTTTGATAGCTACGCAAGCAAGAGGTTACGAGATCGCTCCACACGCTCTTCTTAGTACACAAATAAACTACACTCCGCATATCTTTAACTCCATAGATGAAAAAAATAGGCAAAATTTATATATTGCAAACTCCATAAGCGAGATCAATGATGAACTTTTAGCCACAACCGCGCTCTTTGGCGTGAATTTAAATTTTAACTGGATAGCCTACTCTTCAAATATCGGACTTGAATACATCTATACAAATTTTATAGACACTGCCAAAAAAAGGGTCTTTCATGAAAGCATACAAAGCTCACAAGTCGGATACGATATAAAAATTTATGAAGCAAAGGGCTATAAATTTTCGCCAGTCAAACTCATGGAAGAAGAGATAAAAGACAACAATTCCTCACTTAGCCTTTGAGGCTTGCCGTCCTTTAAAAAGGCAAGAGTTACGTTCATGGCAAATACCGACTCTAGCTTTGTTTCGCCGTTTATATCGCCTATTCTAAAAATTTCTTGGCGTAAAACAAGCGAAGCCTTTTTGATCTCTAAAACACTTGTTTTAATCTCTAGCAGATCACCCAAAACAGATGGCTTTATAAATTTAGCCTCTAGCGAAGATACTACAAAATGGCTACTTGGCAAGAAGAATTTTCTACCTGCCGTAAAAAACAAGTCGCTCCTTGCTCGTTCGCAAAATTTAATATAATTTGCATGATATACTATCCCACCTGCATCGGTATCTTCGTAATAAATTTTAACTCTCACTATCTTACCTCTTTTCTAGTTTTTATATCACACCTTGCGCCGCGAGTTATCATTAAAGACTGCTCGTAAAAAAGCAAAAGAGTTATAGAAACACCAACTCCCATAGCTATCGCCACACCAGCGGTCGTAAGTGCGTTATCAAAAAATATTATAAGCAAATTCATCTTTTCGCTTGCGTCATCGCTTTTTATAAACGAAAAAAGCGCAAGTATACTTTTATACGCGTAAATTCCTGGAACCATCGGCAAAAGTGCCGGAAATGCGATAATCTCAGCCGGCACCTTAAGCCTTTTTGCAAAAAACATACCAAGTATCCCTGCCAAAAACGATGCTATCAAAGTCGCCACCGTGATGTTGAGAATTTGCACCTGAAGTATCAAAAATCGACTAGCGTGTGATATCGCGGCGATGAGTGCGGAAAATGCCAACGTTTTAGCAGGAGGCGAACTCGCATATGCAAAGCCTAGTCCCGCAACAGCTGCAAACAAAGCATCTATCATGGTTGCTAAAAATAGTTCAAACACCAATCAGTCCTATATTTGAGATAGAAAGCGTCATATAAACACCGATGGCTATACATAAGATGAGTATACCCGTGCTAAAGGCGCGACTTATGCCGACAAGTATATTTTCGTTTAAAATATCAAATATCGAATTTATCATAAAAATTCCAGGCATCATAAACAAGATACTAGAACCTATGGCGACATCAGGCGTCGTGGAAAATCCAAAATGAACTCCCAAATATGCTATAAATGACGATATGAATGAGACGATTATGTATTGAAGTTTTAAATTTACGCTAAATTTAGCAAGCAAAAATCTACAATAAAACCCTATAAATGTAGCCACAAACACAGAGATCACAGCCCCAAAATCACCACCAAAAAGCTTACAAAAAGCCGAATTTGCAAGCGTTATAAAAATGAGCGTTTTAGCAAAAGAGTTATTTTGATGAGTTATGATATCAGCAAAATGCTCCTTTGCTACTTCAAGACTAAATCTATCATCATATATCTGCCAACTAAGTGCGCTAAGTTCCGAGATAAGTCTAAAATTTACAACAGAAGTCGCGGTGCTTTTAACATAAGTCCGCCTAATAGAGTTATCAAGCGGGTCCATAACGCTAATGGTAAAATTTCTAACAAATATCGTTAAACTAACATCATAACCATAAGCCCTTGCTATACGACCAACACAACGATCGATCCTTGCGGTATACGTGCCGATACTTAGCATTTTTGTAGCGTATTCGATCAAAAAGTCGGTAACGGCTTGGATATGAGGTTTTTCTTTCATGCCTGACTTTTAGATTTTATCGCACTTATAAAAAATAGTAAAGTCTGTGCCATAAGCATTAACTTCATTACGTATTCGCTTGCTTTATGCATAGCGTCAAACTCAGCATTGCCCATCGTCATCTCTTCTCCCATAGCTTGTGCAGCGATGATAAAATCCGTAAAATAAAACACAAAAGCAAGAGCGAGCGCTAAATTTATAAACGCCAATGCAAAGCTTGAAATTTTAATATAAAAGCTTGTTTTTCCTTTTGGACCAAATAGCTCAAATAACAATGCAAATGCACTCACAAAAAGCAAAGCGTAATTATACTTGATAAAAATTTGCGTCATTATCACTCCACTTTCAAAGTGAGTAAGCGGGCTTTCTCCCATATATCTTTGCGGATAAAATATCGCAGGAGCTACAAATACACCAAGAGCAAGCTCCACACCAATAAGTCCAGCCAACAAAAACAAATACACGTTTTTCATACTTTCCCTTTAGTTTTATTTAAATTTTTTGCAACAAATCCGCGGTCAAATCCGGCTAGATCCGTATAAAACTCCGCACTAAATCCATAAAATTTCAAACACTCACCCATCGCTTTTTTTTGGTCATATCCCATCTCACAAGCAAGATATCTAACACCTTTTTGACTTGCGATCCTTACTATATCTTTTAAAATTTCATCGCCTTTTTCACCGCCAAAAAGTGCGGTTTTAGGCTCGTTTAAAACCCATTTGTCAAGCTTGTAATCATTTGCGATGTAGGGTGGATTTGAAATTATGATATCAAACTTCTCATCCACTGTGTTTAAAAACTCGGTTTTTACAAATTTTATTTTATCCGCTACGTTAAATTTTAACGCATTTTGCTTTGCATTTTTTAGCGCTATTTCACTGATATCGGTTGCAACTATACTTGTGTCTAAATTTAAAGCCAAACAAACGCTTATTATCCCACTTCCTGTACCGATCTCAGCGATTTTTGGATTATCAAATTCCTTTGATAGCTCAAGCACTTTTTCAACTAAAATTTCAGTCTCTGGTCTAGGGACTAAAACTCCGCTAAGCACGTCAAATTCAAGCGAGTAAAACGAGGCAAGACCCGTTATGTATTCAAGAGGTTTGCCATCTTTAAAACGCTCTATCAAAGCAAAATATCCGCTCTCGTCTTGCAGTTCGTTTTTTAAATTTAAAAAAAGCTCGTTTTGGCTTACCTTAAGGTGAAATAGCATTAAATTTCTTGCTACGTTTGCACCGCTTTCGTGGATCTTAAGCTCGCTTCTAGCCTTTACTAAAGCCTCTTCAATCCTCATTTTCAAGCTCATTTATACGTTCGACAAGACTTGGATGCGAGTGATATAGTGTCGCATAAAGCGGATGTGCAAGCGGGAAAGCTTTGTTTTGACTACCTAACTTTTTAAGCGCATTTATCATACTTTGCCTATCTTTTGTTTTTGCGCCAAATTTATCTGCATTAAACTCATTTTTACGACTTATATATGAGATAAATGGGCTAAATATAAAGCTAAATATAGGACTAAATAAAAGTAAAAACACTATCACGGCACCGCCACCGCTCATACCTAGCGCGTCATAAGCGCCTTTATTAATATTACCAAATACTCCAAAAAGACAAAACAACATAAGCGAACTTAGGGCTATCATTTTTAAAATATCCTTATGTTTAAAATGCCCCAACTCATGTCCCAAAACAGCTATGATCTCATCCACGCTTAGTTTTTTAATAAGCGTATCAAAAAGCACCACGCGTTTTGTAGCACCAAGTCCTCCAAAGTAGGCATTTAGACGATTATCACGTTTACTTGCATCCATCACAAAAACACCACTACTTTTAAAGCCAAGGGAGGTTAGTAAATTTTCGATATTTGACTTTAGTTCGCCGTCTTCAAGCGGAGTTACTTTGTTAAAAATAGGAGCTATAACGGTTGGATAAATGAGGTTTATTATCAAAATGATGCCAAAGCTTATCAAAAATGCCCAAAACCACCAAAGTTCGCCAAGTGCCTCAAGACAAAACAGAAGCAGCCAAACAAACGCCGAGCCAAAAACAAGCGTTAACGCGAGCGATTTTATCGTGTCTATGATAAAAATTTTAGCTGTTACGTTTGAAAAACCGTGCTTTTTGTCTTTTATAAATTTTTCATAGACATTAAATGGCAAATCAAATAAAGAATTTATGATCAAAAAACTCATTACAAAAACGATGTATTCGGTATTTGAGGCTGTTTTGACAGTAGCTTCAAATAAAATTCTAAGACCAAAAACAAGCCAAACAATACTAACAAAAGTACCAAAAATAAGAGAGGCAAGTTCAAATTTTTGATTATCTATGGCAATTTTAGCCGCGTTTTTATACTCGGCTTCTTCTAAAACAACGGCAGGCTTTAAACTCTCTTGTTTGATAAATTTAATCTGCAAAAACGAAACATAAGCCTTAAAGGCAGCATAAAAAACGAATAAAACTACAAAAAAACCAAGCATTTAACCTACTTTATAAAATTATCATAAAATGAACTGATGAATACGATTAAAATAATAAAAGGAATTATAAATTTAACATACCAGTGCCAAAAATTAACGATCTTAACGCACTTTTCACTACCTTTTAAAATTTCAGCTTTCGCTTCATCGCCTAATACCCAGCCTACAAACAAGGCGCATCCAAGCGAAGTAAGAACGAAAAATATCGTCGCACTTATCGCGTCATAGGCATCAAATATATTTTTACCAAAGATTGTAATATGAGAAAGTAAATTTGTAGCCATTAGACTAGGGATATTGCCCAAAACAAAAATTCCTCCAAGAACTATAAATATCGCCTTTTTACGGCTTACTTTAAATTTTTCCTGTAAGGTTGTTATCATAACCTCATAAATCGGAAGCGATGTTGTAAGTGCCGCTATCATTAAAAGCGTAAAAAACGCCGTCGCGATAAGGCTACCAAACGGCATATGAGAGAAGACTATCGGTAAACTTTTAAAGACAAGACTTGGACCGCTGTTTGGCTCGATACCAAAACTAAAGAGAGAAGGAAATATCATAAAGCCAGCAAGCACGGCGATAGCCGTGTTTAAAATGCCAGTTATCACTGAAATTTTAACAAGACCTTCGTCTTTTTTTACAAAGCTAGAAAGTGTTATCATCACGCCAAAACCAAGTGATAAAGCAAAAAATACCTGTCCCAAAACGTCGATAAACAGCTTCATATTTATCTTAGAAAAATCTGGCGTAAGATAAAATTTAATGCCTTGCGCAGCTCCATCAAGAGTTATGTTTTTAGCAACCATTGTTAGCATAAGTAAAAACAAAATCGGCATTAGATATTTTGCTGCCTTTTCTATACCTTCAACCGCTCCTTGCACCAAGATAACGTAGTTTACAAGAACAAAAACAAGGGTTGCAAAACTGATAGTCATTGGGTTGTTTATGATATTTTGATTATAAAATTCTGTTGTTTGCGTGATAGTTATGATATTTGATAAGTCAAATAATCCAAAGATAATCTGCCCGATATAGCTTAAAACCCAACCACCGATAACCATATAATAAGACATAATGCCAAACGCACCAAGTAGTCCCATCCAGCCTACTATCTTCCAGTATTTAGCGATACGCTTGCCGTTTGCCATACCGCTAAATGCATCAACCGCATTGACCTTTAGACGTCTGCCGATAGCATTTTCAACCAATATCATGGGAATTCCTATCACTATCATCGCCACAACAAATGTGAGCACATACGCTCCTCCGCCGTTTTGTCCAACCAAATAAGGAAACCTCCACGTTGCACCAAATCCAACGGTAGCACCTGCAACAGCTAAGATATATGTGAGTTTTGAACTCCAGTTTTGCCTCTTTTTCATTTCTTGTTCCGTCTATAAATTTTAAAGCAAAGATTTTAACGAAAAAATGCTTATTTTTTTTAATAAAAAGATATGAATTTATTTGTTTGTCTTACAAAAATATCACAAATTTTTAAAGTCTTCAAGCGTTTCTTACGGTGTGTAAAAACTGCATGTGCTTTCTATACTGTTCAACAACATCGTTTATCAAAGTCGCTTCACTCCAGCCAAGCACGTCATAATCCTGCCCGCCTTCGTTTAAAAATACCTCTGCTCTATAATACAAATCATCGCCGTTAAGGGCTTGAGTGTAGCCTGGGCTATTTCTTTTTACAAGTTTTATGCCGTAGCTAAAGTCTTGTTCGTCCTCCAAGCTCACGCTTAATTTTATAAAATTTCCGCCAGAGTTTTGCTCTATTTTTGAGCTTAAGCCGTTTTTGTCAAATTCATCTTTTAGCTCTGAAAATGCGTCAAAAACAACACTTTGCATAAATTTATACGCATCTTTTTTATTTGGTAGTTCAATGATAGTCTTTAAACGCTCCTGCCAACTTTTTGACAACTCGCCAATAGGCATATTTGAAAAATTTTGCATTTTACTTTTAATATGATCGATCCTTAAAGCTTTAAATAGCCCAAAAATCGCAAACATAAGAGCTAGAGTAAATGGTAAAGCCGCAACTATAGTCATAGCTTGAAGCGAAGCCAAACCT
This is a stretch of genomic DNA from Campylobacter sp. RM6914. It encodes these proteins:
- a CDS encoding YbgC/FadM family acyl-CoA thioesterase, yielding MRVKIYYEDTDAGGIVYHANYIKFCERARSDLFFTAGRKFFLPSSHFVVSSLEAKFIKPSVLGDLLEIKTSVLEIKKASLVLRQEIFRIGDINGETKLESVFAMNVTLAFLKDGKPQRLSEELLSFISSSMSLTGENL
- a CDS encoding threonine/serine exporter family protein, which translates into the protein MIDALFAAVAGLGFAYASSPPAKTLAFSALIAAISHASRFLILQVQILNITVATLIASFLAGILGMFFAKRLKVPAEIIAFPALLPMVPGIYAYKSILALFSFIKSDDASEKMNLLIIFFDNALTTAGVAIAMGVGVSITLLLFYEQSLMITRGARCDIKTRKEVR
- a CDS encoding threonine/serine exporter family protein, whose product is MKEKPHIQAVTDFLIEYATKMLSIGTYTARIDRCVGRIARAYGYDVSLTIFVRNFTISVMDPLDNSIRRTYVKSTATSVVNFRLISELSALSWQIYDDRFSLEVAKEHFADIITHQNNSFAKTLIFITLANSAFCKLFGGDFGAVISVFVATFIGFYCRFLLAKFSVNLKLQYIIVSFISSFIAYLGVHFGFSTTPDVAIGSSILFMMPGIFMINSIFDILNENILVGISRAFSTGILILCIAIGVYMTLSISNIGLIGV
- a CDS encoding DUF4149 domain-containing protein; translation: MKNVYLFLLAGLIGVELALGVFVAPAIFYPQRYMGESPLTHFESGVIMTQIFIKYNYALLFVSAFALLFELFGPKGKTSFYIKISSFALAFINLALALAFVFYFTDFIIAAQAMGEEMTMGNAEFDAMHKASEYVMKLMLMAQTLLFFISAIKSKSQA
- the prmC gene encoding peptide chain release factor N(5)-glutamine methyltransferase → MRIEEALVKARSELKIHESGANVARNLMLFHLKVSQNELFLNLKNELQDESGYFALIERFKDGKPLEYITGLASFYSLEFDVLSGVLVPRPETEILVEKVLELSKEFDNPKIAEIGTGSGIISVCLALNLDTSIVATDISEIALKNAKQNALKFNVADKIKFVKTEFLNTVDEKFDIIISNPPYIANDYKLDKWVLNEPKTALFGGEKGDEILKDIVRIASQKGVRYLACEMGYDQKKAMGECLKFYGFSAEFYTDLAGFDRGFVAKNLNKTKGKV
- a CDS encoding M48 family metallopeptidase; the encoded protein is MLGFFVVLFVFYAAFKAYVSFLQIKFIKQESLKPAVVLEEAEYKNAAKIAIDNQKFELASLIFGTFVSIVWLVFGLRILFEATVKTASNTEYIVFVMSFLIINSLFDLPFNVYEKFIKDKKHGFSNVTAKIFIIDTIKSLALTLVFGSAFVWLLLFCLEALGELWWFWAFLISFGIILIINLIYPTVIAPIFNKVTPLEDGELKSNIENLLTSLGFKSSGVFVMDASKRDNRLNAYFGGLGATKRVVLFDTLIKKLSVDEIIAVLGHELGHFKHKDILKMIALSSLMLFCLFGVFGNINKGAYDALGMSGGGAVIVFLLLFSPIFSFIFSPFISYISRKNEFNADKFGAKTKDRQSMINALKKLGSQNKAFPLAHPLYATLYHSHPSLVERINELENED
- a CDS encoding sodium-dependent transporter; the encoded protein is MKKRQNWSSKLTYILAVAGATVGFGATWRFPYLVGQNGGGAYVLTFVVAMIVIGIPMILVENAIGRRLKVNAVDAFSGMANGKRIAKYWKIVGWMGLLGAFGIMSYYMVIGGWVLSYIGQIIFGLFDLSNIITITQTTEFYNQNIINNPMTISFATLVFVLVNYVILVQGAVEGIEKAAKYLMPILFLLMLTMVAKNITLDGAAQGIKFYLTPDFSKINMKLFIDVLGQVFFALSLGFGVMITLSSFVKKDEGLVKISVITGILNTAIAVLAGFMIFPSLFSFGIEPNSGPSLVFKSLPIVFSHMPFGSLIATAFFTLLMIAALTTSLPIYEVMITTLQEKFKVSRKKAIFIVLGGIFVLGNIPSLMATNLLSHITIFGKNIFDAYDAISATIFFVLTSLGCALFVGWVLGDEAKAEILKGSEKCVKIVNFWHWYVKFIIPFIILIVFISSFYDNFIK